In Notolabrus celidotus isolate fNotCel1 unplaced genomic scaffold, fNotCel1.pri scaffold_145_arrow_ctg1, whole genome shotgun sequence, the following proteins share a genomic window:
- the LOC117808735 gene encoding uncharacterized protein LOC117808735: MQERFNDRGHREQYVSGRHLKLDQLKVVVRGGNRYLSKENIPDYPQPEFLASHLKHDTDLQGLKGIREMEGFRNPKCGSLLWWNLVVGPEEIETAERRLLETTYPDQTKEQIQTQQRFLEQFATSQVFKSSSMFGSNRFTFPVKELLEAYREQFCSGAELIMRVMETILYKQEVEYVVLVHSPANQEQYSQYPLLSDNQNPICSYEDGCFLWRSEAMCETHSFELVQSDAEKKMRAVGAGNYPQFYVWDNVAIALHVGDKVLKFDVNRLRENLTFCERATVTIVENALFQDFTAAEKEVAKLWPGYPPLMKDGEIKKESPQEYQYTAEGLETPSEYFCKKEEEEFKIE; encoded by the exons ATGCAAGAAAGATTCAATGACAGAGGACACCGTGAACAGTATGTCAGTGGACGTCACCTGAAGCTTGATCAACTGAAAGTTGTAGTTCGAGGTGGAAACAGGTACCTCTCAAAAGAAAACATCCCAGACTACCCTCAGCCTGAGTTTCTTGCGTCTCATCTGAAACACGACACTGACTTGCAAGGATTAAAGGGCATCAGGGAGATGGAAGGCTTCAGGAACCCTAAATGTGGCTCTCTGCTGTGGTGGAATCTGGTTGTGGGTCCGGAGGAGATTGAAACAGCTGAAAGAAGGCTCTTGGAGACCACGTACCCGGATCAAACCAAGGAGCAGATCCAGACCCAGCAGAGATTTCTGGAGCAATTTGCCACCTCCCAGGTCTTCAAGAGCAGCTCCATGTTTGGGTCAAACCGCTTCACTTTCCCCGTGAAGGAGCTACTGGAAGCTTACAGAGAGCAG TTCTGCTCTGGAGCCGAGCTCATCATGCGAGTGATGGAGACCATCCTctacaaacaggaagtggagtACGTGGTGCTGGTCCACAGCCCGGCCAATCAGGAGCAGTACTCACAATATCCACTGCTGTCTGATAACCAAAACCCCATCTGCTCTTATGAAGACGGCTGCTTCCTGTGGAGGTCTGAGGCCATGTGTGAGACTCACAG cttTGAGTTGGTCCAGAGTGATGCTGAGAAGAAGATGCGAGCTGTGGGGGCTGGAAATTATCCTCAGTTCTATGTCTGGGACAACGTTGCCATTGCCCTGCATGTGGGTGATAAG GTGCTGAAATTTGACGTGAACCGTCTGAGAGAAAACCTGACGTTCTGTGAGAGGGCAACTGTTACAATCGTTGAGAATGCACTTTTTCAAGacttcacagcagcagaaaaagaaGTGGCAAAGTTATGGCCCGGCTACCCACCTCtaatgaaagatggagagataaAGAAGGAGAGTCCTCAGGAATACCAGTACACTGCAGAGGGGCTCGAAACTCCTTCTGAATACTTCTgcaaaaaggaggaagaagaatttAAGATAGAGTAA